One Halovivax ruber XH-70 genomic region harbors:
- the phoU gene encoding phosphate signaling complex protein PhoU, with protein sequence MSRNSYQDDLDRLRSDVLTMSDLVCDRLRLALDAFESRDGELAQRVVTGDHEINDQYLDIEGDCIDLLALQQPVASDLRFVVASFKIITDLERIADLATNLAQYTLDADRVRFPEIDAVRIGEATVEMVEDAAVAYAEGDGATPREIAARDDEIDDRCRRANEVVVRNLLSAGVAVDAPESVEPVLADVSRVLLTIRDLERVGDHAVNIAARTLYMVENDDELLY encoded by the coding sequence GTCTGTGACCGACTGCGACTCGCGCTCGACGCGTTCGAATCCCGCGACGGCGAACTTGCCCAGCGCGTGGTCACGGGCGATCACGAGATCAACGACCAGTACCTCGATATCGAGGGCGACTGTATCGACCTGCTGGCGCTCCAGCAACCGGTCGCGAGCGACCTGCGGTTCGTCGTTGCATCGTTCAAGATCATCACCGACCTCGAACGGATCGCCGATCTGGCGACCAACCTCGCACAGTACACCCTCGATGCCGACCGCGTGCGGTTTCCCGAGATCGACGCCGTCCGGATCGGCGAGGCGACGGTCGAGATGGTCGAAGACGCGGCGGTGGCCTACGCCGAGGGTGACGGGGCCACGCCCCGTGAAATCGCCGCCCGCGACGACGAGATCGACGACCGGTGTCGACGGGCGAACGAGGTCGTGGTCCGCAACCTGTTGTCCGCCGGCGTGGCCGTCGACGCGCCGGAATCCGTCGAACCCGTTCTGGCGGACGTCTCGCGGGTCCTGCTGACGATTCGCGACCTCGAACGGGTGGGTGACCACGCGGTCAACATCGCGGCCCGGACCCTGTACATGGTCGAAAATGACGACGAACTGCTGTACTGA
- a CDS encoding AbrB/MazE/SpoVT family DNA-binding domain-containing protein: MSTEMSDAVERTVQLAGNSTFVVSLPKTWALEQGIERGASIRLYPHDDRLVLAPEALEPAARSTRIDAESADASLVLSRVRDAYAAGCGRIAVVDAAAIDPPLRRDLSTLVAELIGLEIHRESETELVATDLLDAADVSLAQTVSQIRHRTNSAYDAAIEALVADDAAFTTRALDLSDDVDRLVAFVCRGFRRGLADVTELDRLGADRTAAFTHYRTARSLSRLVDEVKRIATAAARQSSPPEPPIREAFEPADEAVRAVLDPALAGRPEPVLDRYARATTEVAALSEVARASDAVRYELVADSLHRIAAAARSASEAIDAADGDCC; encoded by the coding sequence ATGAGCACCGAGATGTCAGACGCCGTCGAGCGGACCGTTCAGCTGGCCGGGAACTCGACCTTCGTCGTTTCCCTCCCGAAGACGTGGGCGCTCGAACAGGGGATCGAACGCGGCGCGTCGATCCGCCTCTACCCGCACGACGACCGGCTCGTCCTCGCGCCGGAGGCGCTCGAACCGGCGGCGCGTTCGACCCGCATCGACGCCGAGTCGGCGGACGCCTCGCTGGTACTCTCTCGCGTTCGGGACGCCTACGCTGCGGGGTGCGGGCGGATCGCGGTCGTCGACGCTGCGGCCATCGACCCGCCACTCCGGCGCGATCTGTCGACTCTGGTCGCCGAACTGATCGGTCTCGAGATCCACCGGGAATCCGAAACCGAACTCGTCGCGACGGACCTCCTCGACGCGGCCGATGTCTCGCTCGCCCAGACGGTGTCCCAGATCCGCCACCGCACGAACTCGGCGTACGACGCGGCGATCGAGGCCCTGGTTGCAGACGATGCTGCGTTCACGACTCGCGCCCTGGATTTGTCCGACGATGTCGATCGACTGGTTGCGTTCGTGTGCCGCGGCTTCCGCCGTGGCCTGGCCGACGTGACGGAACTCGACCGGCTCGGCGCCGATCGGACCGCCGCGTTCACGCACTACCGGACGGCCCGATCTCTCTCCCGGCTCGTCGACGAGGTCAAACGGATCGCGACCGCCGCCGCTCGCCAGTCGAGTCCACCGGAACCGCCGATACGGGAGGCCTTCGAGCCGGCCGACGAAGCGGTTCGGGCCGTCCTGGATCCGGCACTCGCCGGCCGGCCCGAACCCGTCCTGGATCGGTACGCTCGCGCCACGACCGAGGTAGCGGCGCTGTCGGAAGTGGCACGCGCGTCGGACGCCGTCCGCTACGAACTCGTCGCCGACTCCCTTCACCGGATCGCCGCCGCCGCTCGTTCGGCCTCGGAGGCGATCGACGCGGCCGACGGTGATTGTTGCTGA
- a CDS encoding DUF7260 family protein, with amino-acid sequence MNESTRSPANPVDRMVAAKRALRGERRRLLAEARAFETFLDAVDDVPVATSPTTGGGQFLVGSGADRSGAAAVRRAYEDTVMDVFHYAADYDDTYPDSIAAEFGPDVASALLAGPFTDLCKRAVRTAASDARDRRTRFLATLDDERHSLEVAERPIRQLSTGLESLAASSSSRDPFDDRDAVRSTLVTMERRCKSVAADRQEAIQEHALTGSWRVDTSHVQEYLYADLESTYPVLATVADILSRIERRYECDERPLARA; translated from the coding sequence GTGAATGAATCGACCCGCTCGCCGGCGAACCCCGTCGACCGAATGGTGGCGGCGAAACGAGCACTCAGGGGAGAGCGGCGCCGTCTTTTGGCGGAAGCCCGCGCGTTCGAGACGTTCCTGGACGCGGTCGACGATGTCCCGGTCGCGACGTCGCCGACGACTGGTGGCGGGCAGTTCCTCGTTGGATCGGGCGCGGATCGATCCGGCGCCGCGGCGGTCAGGCGGGCCTACGAAGATACTGTCATGGATGTCTTTCACTACGCAGCCGACTACGACGACACGTATCCCGACAGCATCGCGGCCGAGTTCGGTCCGGACGTGGCGTCCGCGCTGCTAGCGGGCCCCTTCACCGACCTGTGCAAACGCGCGGTCCGCACGGCGGCGAGCGATGCGCGAGACCGTCGAACCCGATTTCTGGCCACTCTCGACGACGAACGGCACTCTCTCGAGGTGGCCGAACGGCCGATTCGTCAACTCTCGACGGGCCTCGAATCGCTCGCCGCGTCGTCCTCGTCACGTGACCCGTTCGACGACCGCGACGCGGTTCGCTCGACGCTCGTCACGATGGAGCGACGCTGCAAGTCCGTCGCGGCCGATCGACAGGAAGCGATCCAGGAGCACGCGCTCACCGGTAGCTGGCGGGTAGACACCAGCCACGTTCAGGAGTACCTCTACGCCGATCTCGAGTCGACATATCCGGTTCTCGCGACTGTCGCCGACATACTCTCCCGAATCGAGCGGCGCTACGAGTGCGACGAACGCCCCCTCGCCCGTGCCTGA
- a CDS encoding DUF7511 domain-containing protein — MDDGPAHAPVDLVSTVVRNDAAPDRRTVYPRQCYEWARLTAWLSADDEVFLALDECR; from the coding sequence GTGGACGATGGCCCAGCCCACGCCCCGGTCGATCTCGTCTCGACGGTCGTCCGGAACGACGCCGCCCCGGACCGACGCACCGTGTACCCGCGTCAGTGTTACGAGTGGGCGCGCCTGACGGCGTGGCTCTCCGCGGACGACGAGGTGTTTCTGGCCCTCGACGAGTGCCGGTGA
- a CDS encoding ArsR/SmtB family transcription factor produces the protein MPQSSSLRRLLETQLDECCDADVADRVRELESLDEAVPTDPSADLDALSTLGNETRYRLVSLLVAAADELCVCELSPLVDVSDSAISHALSDLTDAGLVTRRKEGTWRYYRSTERAEVLVAALDATRGEGSD, from the coding sequence ATGCCCCAGTCATCCTCGCTCCGTCGATTGCTCGAAACACAACTCGACGAGTGCTGTGACGCGGACGTCGCCGACCGCGTGCGCGAACTCGAGTCGCTCGACGAGGCGGTTCCGACCGACCCGTCGGCCGATCTCGACGCACTCTCGACGCTCGGCAACGAGACCCGCTACCGACTCGTCTCGTTGCTCGTCGCAGCGGCGGACGAACTCTGTGTCTGTGAACTGTCACCGCTGGTCGACGTCAGCGACAGCGCGATCAGCCACGCGCTGTCGGACCTGACCGACGCGGGGCTCGTCACCCGACGGAAGGAGGGTACCTGGCGGTACTACCGTTCGACCGAACGTGCCGAAGTACTCGTCGCCGCGCTCGATGCGACGCGGGGTGAAGGGAGTGACTGA
- a CDS encoding arsenate-mycothiol transferase ArsC: MTDARDVAVDADASTLRLAFVCVQNAGRSQLATALAERERDRRGLEAVEIVTGGTDPADAVHPVVADAMAEAGLDPVDREPRAITPDELAACDVVCTMGCSIDGICPATWRGDARDWDLPDPHGADIETVREIRATIADRVRNLFDELEGSHDE; this comes from the coding sequence GTGACTGACGCCCGCGACGTGGCGGTGGACGCGGACGCTTCCACCCTTCGGCTCGCGTTCGTCTGCGTCCAGAACGCCGGGCGCAGTCAACTGGCGACGGCGCTCGCCGAACGTGAACGCGACCGCCGTGGCCTGGAGGCCGTCGAAATCGTGACCGGCGGCACCGATCCCGCCGACGCGGTTCACCCGGTCGTCGCCGACGCGATGGCCGAGGCCGGACTCGACCCCGTGGACCGCGAGCCCCGGGCGATCACGCCCGACGAGTTGGCCGCTTGCGACGTGGTCTGTACGATGGGCTGTTCGATCGACGGCATCTGTCCAGCCACCTGGCGCGGTGACGCCCGGGACTGGGATCTGCCCGACCCCCACGGCGCGGATATCGAAACTGTCCGCGAGATTCGGGCTACGATCGCGGACCGGGTTCGGAACCTGTTCGACGAACTGGAGGGAAGCCACGATGAGTGA
- the arsB gene encoding ACR3 family arsenite efflux transporter, which translates to MSDGTSTAGTDSDPVAQHDQRSDPAVQHDHGPDCGCPDCGDPRTMDFLDKYLSVWIVAAMVVGVGLGSVAPGVVDPIQDLHLVEIGLIAMMYPPLAKVDYARLPRVFSQWRILSLSLVQNWLIGPTLMFALAVVFFSGVVPWFPARPEYFLGLLFIGMARCIAMVLVWNDLADGSSEYAAGLVAFNSVFQILTYGVYVWFFALFLPGQLGLDAMATGIETFDIGPWDVFGAIAVFLGVPFAAGIGSRYVGTRAKGERWYDETFAPSISPLTLVALLFTIVVMFATQGDRIVAQPTDVLWIAVPLTIYFVVMFLVSFGMGHGIGADYSTTTAIGFTAASNNFELAIAVAVAIFGVSSGVAFATVVGPLIEVPVLLALVHVAIRFQRRFDWTGHETGRLDRAPSADGSPVDTGGDE; encoded by the coding sequence ATGAGTGATGGAACGTCCACGGCCGGCACCGATTCGGACCCGGTCGCTCAGCACGACCAGCGGTCCGACCCGGCCGTCCAGCACGACCACGGCCCGGACTGTGGCTGTCCGGATTGCGGCGACCCCCGGACAATGGATTTTCTCGATAAGTACCTCTCCGTCTGGATCGTCGCCGCGATGGTGGTCGGCGTGGGACTCGGCTCCGTCGCACCCGGCGTGGTCGACCCCATTCAGGACCTCCACCTCGTCGAGATCGGGTTGATCGCGATGATGTACCCGCCGCTCGCGAAGGTCGACTACGCGCGCCTCCCGCGCGTGTTCAGCCAGTGGCGAATCCTCTCGCTTTCCCTCGTGCAGAACTGGCTCATCGGGCCGACGCTGATGTTCGCCCTCGCCGTGGTCTTCTTCAGCGGCGTCGTCCCCTGGTTCCCCGCCCGCCCCGAGTACTTCCTCGGCCTGCTCTTCATCGGGATGGCGCGCTGTATCGCGATGGTGCTCGTCTGGAACGACCTCGCCGACGGCTCGAGCGAGTACGCCGCCGGCCTCGTCGCGTTCAACAGCGTCTTCCAGATCCTCACCTACGGCGTCTACGTCTGGTTCTTCGCCCTCTTCCTGCCGGGCCAGCTCGGCCTCGACGCGATGGCCACCGGCATCGAGACGTTCGACATCGGTCCGTGGGACGTCTTCGGAGCGATCGCCGTCTTCCTCGGGGTTCCCTTTGCCGCAGGTATCGGCTCGCGGTACGTCGGAACCCGCGCGAAGGGCGAGCGGTGGTACGACGAGACGTTCGCGCCGTCGATCAGCCCCCTCACGCTCGTCGCACTCCTGTTCACTATCGTCGTGATGTTCGCTACGCAGGGCGATCGGATCGTCGCCCAGCCGACGGACGTCCTGTGGATCGCCGTCCCGCTGACGATCTACTTCGTCGTCATGTTCCTCGTCAGCTTCGGGATGGGCCACGGGATCGGCGCGGACTACTCGACGACGACCGCGATCGGCTTCACCGCGGCGTCGAACAACTTCGAACTCGCGATCGCCGTCGCGGTCGCCATCTTCGGCGTCAGTTCCGGCGTCGCCTTCGCGACTGTCGTCGGCCCGCTGATCGAGGTACCCGTCTTACTCGCGCTCGTCCACGTCGCGATCCGCTTTCAACGCCGGTTCGATTGGACCGGTCACGAGACCGGTCGGCTGGACCGTGCGCCATCGGCCGACGGCTCCCCGGTCGATACTGGCGGTGATGAGTGA
- a CDS encoding DNA polymerase domain-containing protein, whose protein sequence is MTRETGPFTIECEGDEVRAWYLTETGAEAVVDESYEPTTYLHGPPDALATVRDDLATDPKVSSARLVEKYTTLRDTKRGSATDPMLSVSLDRMGEVRTLARELVHRYEGPVSDRSGEHGGRSTASRDRGRRDCEPQFAPGTFRLFDVDLAPGFRYCLDRGESPASSAPGRALRRFHIAVDERALAAGDVSSLRVGRGTADDGSIESERLDGGPVAVLRALSDRLAQVDPDVLVLSHAELVPLLCETAAEEGIADFQLGRLPGWTRIAGENTYASYGQVGHSPARYRVPGRAIVDESNSFLWHQSGLSGLLYMVEASGRPLQEAAWGSIGTLLTSRQIRLARARDVPAPWNKWEPEAFKDVRTLHAADRGGFTFAPEVGLHENVHEIDFASLYPRIICERNVSPDTVDCACCGPDGDRQPRDEVPGLASHVCQDRGFLPDVLADLLTDRAGIKRRLAEDDLDAGERRRLRGQSGAIKWVLVSCFGYQGYRNAKFGRIECHEAINAYAREIALSAKQRLETGGWRIVHGIVDSLWVTPAVDDPEPLADVIADVSDDVGIPLEHDGTYEWVCFVPLRDSVGGGETRGTGGRTVSGSGTERGPSTAPGALTRYFGKRASGEYKFRGIELRQRSTPAFVADCQHEYVDVIDGEREPAAVCDRLRRHVSMLERGAVEPADLVATKRVSKSLEAYTQATHTVAALERHEAVGVPRQPGQSVEYVVVDDGASRTSERVRLRLELDGELETGSGPDYDVEYYTTLLIRAAESVVSPLGWDRDRIRASLAESQPVSLSAFGA, encoded by the coding sequence GTGACGAGAGAGACGGGGCCGTTCACCATCGAGTGCGAGGGCGACGAGGTCCGTGCCTGGTACCTGACCGAAACCGGCGCGGAGGCAGTCGTCGACGAGTCGTACGAGCCGACCACGTATCTCCACGGACCGCCGGACGCGTTGGCGACCGTTCGGGACGATCTCGCGACCGATCCGAAGGTATCGAGCGCCCGGCTCGTCGAGAAATATACCACATTACGCGATACGAAACGAGGGTCGGCGACTGACCCGATGCTTTCGGTCTCGCTCGACCGAATGGGCGAGGTTCGGACGCTCGCACGGGAACTCGTCCACCGGTACGAGGGACCGGTATCGGATCGATCGGGCGAGCACGGCGGTCGGTCGACCGCCAGCCGGGACCGGGGACGGCGCGATTGTGAGCCACAGTTCGCTCCCGGGACGTTCCGCCTGTTCGACGTGGATCTCGCCCCGGGATTCCGGTACTGTCTGGATCGGGGCGAGTCGCCAGCGTCGTCGGCCCCCGGCCGGGCGCTTCGGCGATTCCACATCGCCGTCGACGAGCGAGCGCTCGCAGCCGGCGACGTCTCGTCCCTGCGAGTCGGACGTGGGACGGCCGACGACGGGTCGATCGAGTCCGAGCGCCTCGATGGGGGGCCAGTTGCGGTCCTCCGGGCGCTATCGGATCGGCTGGCGCAGGTGGATCCCGACGTGCTCGTGCTGAGTCACGCCGAACTGGTCCCGCTGCTCTGCGAGACGGCGGCCGAGGAAGGGATCGCCGACTTCCAACTGGGCCGGCTGCCGGGCTGGACGCGTATCGCGGGCGAGAACACGTACGCCAGTTACGGGCAGGTCGGCCACTCGCCGGCTCGATACCGCGTTCCCGGCCGGGCGATCGTCGACGAGTCGAACAGCTTTCTCTGGCATCAGTCGGGGCTCTCGGGACTGCTGTACATGGTCGAAGCGAGCGGTCGACCACTCCAGGAGGCGGCGTGGGGGAGTATCGGGACGCTCCTCACCTCGCGACAGATTCGACTGGCACGGGCACGAGACGTCCCCGCCCCCTGGAACAAGTGGGAGCCCGAAGCGTTCAAAGACGTCCGGACGCTGCACGCGGCCGACCGTGGGGGCTTTACCTTCGCCCCGGAGGTGGGCCTCCACGAGAACGTCCACGAGATCGACTTCGCGTCGCTGTATCCCCGGATCATCTGCGAGCGAAACGTGAGTCCGGACACCGTCGACTGTGCGTGCTGCGGGCCGGACGGCGACCGGCAACCGCGTGACGAGGTTCCCGGACTCGCCTCCCACGTCTGCCAGGACCGAGGGTTTCTCCCCGACGTACTGGCAGACCTGCTGACAGACCGCGCCGGGATCAAGCGACGGCTAGCCGAAGACGACCTCGATGCGGGCGAGCGTCGACGGCTGCGCGGCCAGTCGGGCGCGATCAAGTGGGTCCTCGTCTCGTGTTTCGGCTATCAGGGCTATCGCAACGCCAAGTTCGGCCGCATCGAGTGCCACGAGGCGATCAACGCGTACGCGCGAGAGATCGCCCTCTCGGCCAAACAGCGCCTGGAGACCGGCGGCTGGCGAATCGTCCACGGCATCGTCGACAGCCTCTGGGTGACGCCGGCCGTCGACGATCCGGAACCGCTCGCGGACGTGATCGCCGACGTGAGTGACGACGTCGGCATCCCGCTCGAACACGACGGGACCTACGAGTGGGTGTGTTTCGTGCCGCTGCGCGACTCGGTCGGTGGTGGCGAGACGCGCGGAACGGGCGGGCGGACGGTGAGCGGCTCTGGGACCGAGCGGGGGCCGTCCACGGCGCCGGGCGCTCTCACCCGCTACTTCGGCAAGCGCGCGTCCGGCGAGTACAAGTTCCGCGGGATCGAGCTTCGCCAGCGCTCGACGCCGGCGTTCGTGGCCGACTGCCAGCATGAGTACGTGGACGTCATAGACGGTGAGCGCGAGCCAGCGGCCGTCTGTGATCGACTCCGACGCCACGTCTCCATGCTCGAGCGCGGCGCCGTAGAACCGGCCGATCTCGTTGCGACGAAGCGTGTCTCGAAGTCGCTCGAGGCGTACACGCAGGCGACCCACACCGTAGCCGCACTGGAGCGCCACGAGGCGGTCGGCGTGCCCCGCCAGCCGGGCCAGTCGGTCGAGTACGTCGTGGTCGACGACGGTGCGAGTCGGACGAGCGAGCGCGTCCGATTGCGACTCGAACTCGACGGCGAACTCGAGACCGGCTCGGGCCCGGACTACGACGTCGAGTATTACACCACCCTATTGATCCGGGCGGCCGAGAGCGTCGTCTCGCCGCTCGGCTGGGATCGCGACCGGATCCGTGCCTCTCTCGCGGAGAGCCAACCGGTCTCGTTGTCGGCGTTCGGCGCGTGA
- a CDS encoding DUF7344 domain-containing protein, whose protein sequence is MGASGEGDEPVVRDESGHSPAHVFALLASDGGRRLLTTLYDRGGTVPVGELADELTAGEQGDADAPTNRHAQKRLRHAILPTLADTGLVTYDRETDAVTLADRGDRLEPYLACVREAAATDVAWYTDTTTTGRTPTESDTRR, encoded by the coding sequence ATGGGCGCATCTGGCGAGGGCGACGAGCCAGTGGTGCGGGACGAGAGCGGTCACTCACCGGCGCACGTCTTCGCACTGCTCGCGAGCGACGGTGGGCGACGGCTGCTGACGACGCTGTACGATCGTGGGGGAACCGTCCCGGTCGGCGAACTCGCCGACGAGCTCACCGCGGGGGAACAGGGCGACGCCGACGCACCCACCAACAGACACGCCCAAAAACGACTCCGCCACGCCATCCTTCCGACACTTGCCGATACTGGACTCGTCACGTACGACCGCGAAACGGACGCGGTGACGCTCGCCGATCGCGGCGACCGGCTCGAACCGTACCTCGCGTGCGTCCGCGAGGCAGCGGCCACCGACGTCGCCTGGTACACCGACACCACCACGACCGGGCGGACACCCACGGAGTCCGATACGCGCCGATAA
- a CDS encoding Cdc6/Cdc18 family protein — protein sequence MIVDDRVLTEAFVPSEVVHRHEEISRLSEAVEPLLSGGRADPAFLFGPTGVGKTCIARYTLDQLAERRPSIRVAYVNCWQEYTRFRVLYSLLEAVDQAYDVHRSTAQDELYGRLRSADEAPIVVILDEVDQLEESEVLYDVHRLPHVSVVLVANREEELFARFDDRVRSRFRAGTRVTLDRYGVDELVAILAERVRQGLEPESVTDEQLRRIADAAAGDARVAIGILRSAATRAQGRGDDRLTDSLLEDAIPDARNAIRQKTIENLPTHQRTLYDVIDEHGEIEPSDLYEAYEDRADEPKTRRTVRNYLTKMAHYDLVEATGENRGRTYRIVESTVVDTP from the coding sequence GTGATCGTCGACGACCGTGTCCTGACCGAAGCGTTCGTCCCGAGCGAAGTGGTTCACCGGCACGAGGAGATCTCACGCCTCTCCGAGGCCGTCGAACCGCTGCTCTCCGGCGGACGGGCCGATCCCGCGTTCCTCTTCGGTCCCACGGGCGTCGGGAAGACGTGCATCGCCCGGTACACCCTGGATCAACTGGCCGAGCGACGGCCCTCCATTCGCGTCGCGTACGTCAACTGCTGGCAGGAGTACACCCGGTTTCGCGTCCTCTACAGCCTCCTCGAAGCGGTCGATCAGGCGTACGACGTCCACCGCTCGACCGCCCAGGACGAGTTGTACGGTCGACTCCGATCGGCCGACGAGGCGCCGATCGTGGTCATTCTCGACGAGGTCGACCAGCTAGAAGAGAGCGAGGTGCTCTACGACGTCCACCGGTTACCGCACGTCTCGGTCGTCCTCGTCGCCAATCGCGAAGAAGAGCTGTTCGCTCGCTTCGACGACCGGGTTCGGTCGCGGTTTCGAGCTGGCACACGCGTCACGCTGGACCGCTACGGCGTGGACGAGCTCGTCGCCATCCTCGCAGAACGGGTCCGACAGGGGCTCGAACCCGAGAGTGTGACCGACGAGCAGCTCCGCCGGATCGCCGACGCGGCGGCGGGCGACGCCCGGGTCGCGATCGGGATCCTTCGATCGGCCGCGACGCGTGCCCAGGGACGCGGCGACGATCGCCTCACCGACTCGCTGCTCGAAGATGCCATTCCGGACGCCCGGAACGCGATCCGCCAGAAGACCATCGAGAACCTCCCCACCCACCAGCGGACGCTCTACGACGTGATCGACGAACACGGCGAGATCGAACCCAGCGACCTCTACGAAGCCTACGAGGACCGCGCCGACGAGCCGAAGACGCGCCGGACCGTCCGCAACTACCTCACGAAGATGGCCCACTACGACCTCGTCGAGGCCACCGGAGAGAACCGCGGACGGACGTACCGGATCGTCGAGTCGACCGTCGTAGACACGCCCTAA
- a CDS encoding cation:proton antiporter — protein sequence MVETVSIDILSLLLVLTVAWVFGAVAERFGYPTMMGELFAGIAFGPPLLGLLEPSTLLSVFAEFGIFLLMVYVGMEVDLRELFKLGPPSLLIAFGAFVVPFGLGYGAGVWLGVSTGAALFLGLAMAATSLATKSRILADLDLLDTRIANVLLGGALASDVGVLVVFAGVDSYVTAGTLDPVEVVTILGKALGFFVVTLLLGYLFLPRAWALIETLRERYGFVDQTTGLTFALLVSLLFAQLATLAELHMIIGGFVAGMFLRQSDVEPGLHEHIHTVIYTLAMGVFAPVFFVTVGFDITFDVFADSFGILVVLVAIAFLGKILGSWLFALPTSLTSREGLVIGFGMNGRGTVEIIIASVALSAGVIDTELFSILVFIAIFTTALVPVTVTWGVRMLERADELVYVERAGSGH from the coding sequence ATGGTCGAAACCGTCAGCATCGACATTCTCAGTCTTCTGCTGGTCCTCACCGTCGCGTGGGTCTTCGGGGCGGTCGCCGAGCGGTTCGGCTACCCGACGATGATGGGCGAGCTGTTCGCCGGCATCGCCTTCGGCCCGCCGCTGCTGGGCCTGCTCGAACCGTCGACCCTGCTCTCCGTGTTCGCGGAGTTCGGTATCTTCCTCCTGATGGTCTACGTCGGCATGGAGGTCGACCTCCGGGAGCTGTTCAAACTCGGCCCGCCGTCGCTGCTGATCGCCTTCGGCGCGTTCGTCGTCCCCTTCGGACTCGGGTACGGAGCCGGCGTCTGGCTGGGCGTGTCGACCGGCGCGGCGCTCTTTCTCGGGCTCGCGATGGCGGCGACCTCGCTAGCGACGAAATCGCGCATCCTCGCCGATCTCGACCTGCTCGACACCCGAATCGCGAACGTCCTCCTCGGCGGCGCGCTCGCCTCCGACGTCGGCGTGCTGGTCGTCTTCGCCGGCGTCGACAGCTACGTCACGGCCGGGACGCTCGACCCCGTCGAGGTCGTGACGATCCTCGGGAAGGCACTCGGCTTCTTCGTCGTCACACTCCTGCTCGGCTACCTCTTCCTGCCGCGGGCGTGGGCGCTCATCGAGACGTTACGCGAGCGATACGGCTTCGTCGATCAGACGACCGGATTGACGTTCGCCCTGCTGGTCTCGCTCCTGTTCGCCCAGCTCGCGACGCTCGCCGAGTTGCACATGATCATCGGCGGCTTCGTCGCCGGGATGTTCCTCCGCCAGTCAGACGTCGAACCGGGCCTGCACGAGCACATCCACACGGTGATCTACACCCTCGCGATGGGCGTGTTCGCCCCCGTGTTCTTCGTCACCGTCGGGTTCGACATCACGTTCGACGTCTTCGCCGACTCGTTCGGCATCCTGGTCGTCCTCGTCGCGATCGCCTTCCTCGGCAAGATCCTCGGCTCGTGGCTGTTCGCCCTGCCCACCTCGCTGACGTCGCGTGAGGGCCTCGTCATCGGTTTCGGCATGAACGGCCGCGGCACCGTCGAGATCATCATCGCCTCGGTCGCGCTGTCGGCCGGCGTCATCGACACCGAGCTGTTCTCGATTCTGGTCTTCATCGCTATCTTCACGACCGCGCTCGTCCCCGTGACGGTCACCTGGGGCGTCCGGATGTTAGAACGGGCCGACGAACTGGTGTACGTGGAACGAGCTGGGAGCGGTCACTGA